A genomic region of Peromyscus eremicus chromosome 19, PerEre_H2_v1, whole genome shotgun sequence contains the following coding sequences:
- the Sall3 gene encoding sal-like protein 3 isoform X2, with product MSRRKQAKPQHLKSDEELPPQDGASEHGVPGDGAEDAESGSESRSGSEETSVCEKCCAEFFKWADFLQHKKTCTKNPLVLIVHDDEPAPPSEDFPEPSPASSPSDRTESEVAEEVAPTEGSEVKATAKEAEPMDVEASADKGPPGPGVPPPPPALPPQPEPAAFSMPSTNVTLETLLSTKVAVAQFSQGARAGGTTGAGGTVGAVAIPMILEQLVALQQQQIHQLQLIEQIRSQVALMSRQPGPPLKPSASAPATASVQLQGLAPHTALQLSTGPATASAGSGSTLPAAAAAFDGPQHLSQPASGTSTPCSTSAGPTDSGAHPACSTGPAPGAVATASSAVGTTVQPQNASTPPALGPGPLLSSASNLPNPLLPQTSSNSVIFPNPLVSIAATANALDPLSALMKHRKGKPPNVSVFEPKASAEDPFFKHKCRFCAKVFGSDSALQIHLRSHTGERPFKCNICGNRFSTKGNLKVHFQRHKEKYPHIQMNPYPVPEYLDNVPTCSGIPYGMSLPPEKPVTTWLDSKPVLPTVPTSVGLQLPPTVPGTHNYTDSPSITPISRSPQRPSPASSECTSLSPGLNNTESGVTVRPESPQPLLGGPSLTKTEPVSLPCTSTRTGDAPVVGGQVSGLPTSAAATVTDSACTSLGSPGLPAVSDQFKAQFPFGGLLDSMQTSETSKLQQLVENIDKKMTDPNQCVICHRVLSCQSALKMHYRTHTGERPFKCKICGRAFTTKGNLKTHFGVHRAKPPLRVQHSCPICQKKFTNAVVLQQHIRMHMGGQIPNTPLPEGLQEAMDAELPFDEKNAETLSSFDDDIDENSMEEDSELKDTASDSSKPLLSYSGSCPPSPPSVISSIAALENQMKMIDSVMNCPQLAGLKSVENGSGESDHLSNDSSSAVGDLESRSAGSPALSESSSSQALSPAHSHGESFRSKSPGLGHQEDPQEIPLKTERLDSPPPGPGNGGALDLTAGHPGRPLIKEEAPFSLLFLSRERGPSHSAPSLASSPAPTMIKMEVNGHSKAIALGESPALPAGVQVPTGPQTVMSPGLAPMLAPPPRRTPKQHNCQSCGKTFSSASALQIHERTHTGEKPFGCTICGRAFTTKGNLKVHMGTHMWNNAPARRGRRLSVENPMALLGGDALKFSEMFQKDLAARAMNVDPSFWNQYAAAITNGLAMKNNEISVIQNGGIPQLPVSLGGGAIPPLGAMAGGVDKTRTGSSPPIVSLDKASSETGAGRPFTRFIEDNKEIGIN from the exons ATGTCTCGGCGCAAGCAGGCCAAGCCCCAGCACCTCAAGTCGGACGAGGAGCTACCGCCGCAGGACGGGGCTTCAGAGCACG GCGTCCCGGGGGACGGTGCTGAGGACGCAGAGAGCGGCAGCGAGAGCAGGAGCGGCAGCGAGGAAACCAGCGTGTGTGAGAAGTGTTGTGCAGAGTTCTTCAAGTGGGCAGACTTCCTGCAGCACAAGAAGACTTGCACCAAGAACCCCCTGGTGCTGATCGTGCATGACGATGAGCCAGCGCCGCCCTCCGAGGACTTTCCAGAACCTTCTCCCGCCAGCTCGCCCAGTGACCGCACTGAGAGTGAGGTGGCAGAGGAGGTGGCACCCACGGAGGGCAGTGAGGTGAAGGCTACTGCCAAGGAGGCAGAGCCCATGGATGTGGAGGCCTCTGCTGACAAGGGCCCTCCAGGCCCAGGTGTGCCCCCACCGCCACCTGCGCTGCCACCACAGCCGGAGCCTGCGGCCTTCAGCATGCCTAGTACCAACGTGACGCTGGAGACGCTGCTCAGCACCAAGGTGGCCGTGGCACAGTTCTCCCAGGGCGCACGTGCGGGCGGCACGACGGGCGCCGGGGGCACCGTGGGCGCTGTGGCCATCCCCATGATCCTCGAGCAGCTGGTAGcactgcagcagcagcagatccACCAGCTCCAGCTCATCGAGCAGATCCGCAGCCAGGTGGCCCTGATGAGCCGCCAGCCTGGGCCTCCGCTGAAGCCCTCAGCCAGCGCCCCAGCAACAGCCTCCGTACAGCTTCAGGGCCTGGCTCCGCATACAGCCCTCCAGCTTTCCACTGGACCTGCCACTGCCTCGGCTGGCTCAGGCTCCACCCTGCCAGCGGCGGCAGCGGCCTTCGATGGTCCCCAGCACCTGTCACAGCCTGCATCTGGCACAAGCACTCCCTGCAGCACCAGTGCTGGCCCCACTGATTCTGGGGCACACCCAGCTTGCAGCACTGGCCCTGCTCCAGGAGCCGTGGCCACAGCATCCAGTGCAGTGGGCACCACGGTGCAGCCCCAAAATGCATCGACGCCCCCTGCCCTGGGTCCCGGTCCCCTCCTCAGCTCAGCCTCCAATCTGCCAAACCCTCTGCTACCTCAGACTTCATCCAACAGTGTCATCTTCCCCAACCCGCTGGTTAGCATCGCTGCCACGGCCAACGCCCTAGACCCCCTGTCGGCTCTTATGAAGCACCGCAAGGGCAAGCCCCCTAATGTGTCAGTGTTCGAGCCCAAGGCCAGTGCCGAGGACCCTTTCTTTAAGCACAAGTGCAGGTTCTGTGCCAAGGTCTTCGGCAGCGACAGTGCACTGCAGATCCATCTGCGCTCCCACACAGGGGAGCGGCCCTTTAAGTGCAACATCTGCGGGAACCGCTTCTCCACCAAGGGCAACCTGAAGGTCCACTTCCAGAGGCACAAGGAGAAGTACCCCCACATCCAGATGAACCCCTATCCCGTCCCAGAATACCTCGATAATGTGCCCACCTGCTCCGGCATTCCCTATGGCATGTCCCTGCCCCCAGAGAAGCCAGTGACCACCTGGCTGGACAGCAAGCCAGTGCTGCCCACTGTGCCCACATCAGTCGGGCTGCAGCTACCCCCCACTGTCCCCGGCACCCACAACTACACTGACTCCCCTAGCATCACTCCCATTAGCCGTTCCCCACAGAGGCCCTCTCCAGCATCCAGCGAAtgtacctctctctctccaggcctcaaCAACACTGAGTCAGGTGTCACAGTGAGGCCCGAGTCGCCCCAGCCACTCCTTGGTGGGCCTTCACTTACTAAAACCGAGCCCGTCAGCCTGCCTTGCACAAGTACAAGGACGGGGGATGCCCCTGTGGTAGGTGGGCAGGTCAGTGGATTGCCCACTTCGGCGGCCGCCACGGTCACAGACAGCGCTTGCACGAGCCTTGGTAGCCCTGGTCTCCCAGCTGTTTCTGACCAGTTCAAGGCCCAGTTTCCTTTCGGCGGGCTGCTTGACTCTATGCAAACGTCAGAGACCTCAAAACTGCAGCAGCTGGTGGAGAACATCGACAAGAAGATGACTGACCCAAACCAGTGCGTCATCTGCCACCGAGTGCTGAGCTGCCAGAGTGCCCTGAAGATGCACTACCGGACGCACACGGGAGAAAGGCCCTTCAAGTGCAAGATCTGCGGCCGCGCCTTCACCACCAAAGGCAACCTGAAGACACACTTTGGGGTGCACCGTGCCAAGCCCCCACTCCGGGTGCAGCACTCCTGCCCCATCTGCCAGAAGAAGTTCACAAATGCGGTCGTGCTGCAGCAGCACATCCGCATGCACATGGGGGGCCAGATCCCGAACACGCCACTGCCCGAGGGCCTCCAGGAGGCCATGGACGCGGAGCTGCCCTTTGACGAAAAGAACGCAGAGACCCTCAGCAGCTTCGACGATGACATCGACGAGAACTCCATGGAGGAGGACTCGGAGCTGAAGGACACGGCCAGTGACTCATCCAAACCACTCCTCTCCTACTCGGGGTCCTGTCCACCCTCACCCCCGTCGGTCATCTCCAGCATCGCCGCCCTCGAGAATCAGATGAAAATGATCGACTCAGTCATGAACTGCCCGCAACTGGCTGGCTTGAAGTCAGTGGAAAATGGGTCCGGAGAAAGTGATCACTTGAGCAACGACTCCTCGTCTGCCGTGGGCGACCTGGAGAGCCGCAGTGCGGGCAGCCCCGCTCTGTCtgagtcctcctcctcccaggctctgTCACCTGCTCACAGTCACGGCGAGAGCTTCCGTTCCAAGTCGCCGGGTCTTGGCCACCAGGAGGATCCGCAGGAGATCCCACTGAAGACTGAAAGGCTGGACAGTCCACCCCCCGGCCCAGGAAATGGAGGTGCCCTGGACCTGACGGCGGGCCACCCTGGGCGGCCACTCATCAAGGAGGAGGCCCCTTTCAGCCTGCTGTTCCTGAGCAGAGAGCGGG GTCCCAGCCACAGCGCGCCTAGCCTGGCCTCCAGCCCTGCGCCCACCATGATCAAAATGGAAGTGAACGGCCACAGCAAGGCCATCGCATTGGGTGAGAGCCCAGCCCTACCAGCCGGAGTCCAGGTCCCTACTGGGCCCCAGACAGTGATGAGCCCTGGCCTGGCACCCATGCTGGCACCCCCACCACGCCGGACACCCAAGCAGCACAACTGTCAGTCATGTGGAAAGACCTTCTCCTCAGCCAGTGCCCTGCAGATCCATGAACGCACCCACACTGGGGAGAAGCCCTTTGGCTGTACCATCTGTGGCAGGGCCTTCACCACCAAGGGCAATCTCAAG GTACACATGGGAACCCACATGTGGAACAATGCACCTGCGAGGCGTGGCCGCCGCCTGTCTGTGGAAAACCCCATGGCCCTGCTCGGTGGTGACGCTCTGAAGTTCTCTGAGATGTTCCAGAAGGACCTGGCAGCTCGGGCAATGAATGTTGACCCCAGCTTTTGGAACCAGTATGCCGCTGCCATCACCAATGGACTTGCcatgaaaaacaatgaaatctcTGTCATCCAGAATGGAGGCATCCCTCAGCTCCCAGTAAGTCTAGGCGGAGGTGCCATCCCGCCGTTGGGTGCCATGGCTGGTGGGGTGGACAAGACACGCACTGGCAGTAGTCCACCCATTGTCAGCTTGGACAAAGCAAGTTCAGAGACGGGAGCCGGCCGGCCATTCACGAGGTTCATTGAGGATAACAAGGAGATTGGAATAAACTAG
- the Sall3 gene encoding sal-like protein 3 isoform X1 produces the protein MSRRKQAKPQHLKSDEELPPQDGASEHGVPGDGAEDAESGSESRSGSEETSVCEKCCAEFFKWADFLQHKKTCTKNPLVLIVHDDEPAPPSEDFPEPSPASSPSDRTESEVAEEVAPTEGSEVKATAKEAEPMDVEASADKGPPGPGVPPPPPALPPQPEPAAFSMPSTNVTLETLLSTKVAVAQFSQGARAGGTTGAGGTVGAVAIPMILEQLVALQQQQIHQLQLIEQIRSQVALMSRQPGPPLKPSASAPATASVQLQGLAPHTALQLSTGPATASAGSGSTLPAAAAAFDGPQHLSQPASGTSTPCSTSAGPTDSGAHPACSTGPAPGAVATASSAVGTTVQPQNASTPPALGPGPLLSSASNLPNPLLPQTSSNSVIFPNPLVSIAATANALDPLSALMKHRKGKPPNVSVFEPKASAEDPFFKHKCRFCAKVFGSDSALQIHLRSHTGERPFKCNICGNRFSTKGNLKVHFQRHKEKYPHIQMNPYPVPEYLDNVPTCSGIPYGMSLPPEKPVTTWLDSKPVLPTVPTSVGLQLPPTVPGTHNYTDSPSITPISRSPQRPSPASSECTSLSPGLNNTESGVTVRPESPQPLLGGPSLTKTEPVSLPCTSTRTGDAPVVGGQVSGLPTSAAATVTDSACTSLGSPGLPAVSDQFKAQFPFGGLLDSMQTSETSKLQQLVENIDKKMTDPNQCVICHRVLSCQSALKMHYRTHTGERPFKCKICGRAFTTKGNLKTHFGVHRAKPPLRVQHSCPICQKKFTNAVVLQQHIRMHMGGQIPNTPLPEGLQEAMDAELPFDEKNAETLSSFDDDIDENSMEEDSELKDTASDSSKPLLSYSGSCPPSPPSVISSIAALENQMKMIDSVMNCPQLAGLKSVENGSGESDHLSNDSSSAVGDLESRSAGSPALSESSSSQALSPAHSHGESFRSKSPGLGHQEDPQEIPLKTERLDSPPPGPGNGGALDLTAGHPGRPLIKEEAPFSLLFLSRERGKCASTVCGVCGKPFACKSALEIHHRSHTKERPFVCTVCRRGCSTMGNLKQHLLTHKLKELPSQVFDSDFTLGPSHSAPSLASSPAPTMIKMEVNGHSKAIALGESPALPAGVQVPTGPQTVMSPGLAPMLAPPPRRTPKQHNCQSCGKTFSSASALQIHERTHTGEKPFGCTICGRAFTTKGNLKVHMGTHMWNNAPARRGRRLSVENPMALLGGDALKFSEMFQKDLAARAMNVDPSFWNQYAAAITNGLAMKNNEISVIQNGGIPQLPVSLGGGAIPPLGAMAGGVDKTRTGSSPPIVSLDKASSETGAGRPFTRFIEDNKEIGIN, from the exons ATGTCTCGGCGCAAGCAGGCCAAGCCCCAGCACCTCAAGTCGGACGAGGAGCTACCGCCGCAGGACGGGGCTTCAGAGCACG GCGTCCCGGGGGACGGTGCTGAGGACGCAGAGAGCGGCAGCGAGAGCAGGAGCGGCAGCGAGGAAACCAGCGTGTGTGAGAAGTGTTGTGCAGAGTTCTTCAAGTGGGCAGACTTCCTGCAGCACAAGAAGACTTGCACCAAGAACCCCCTGGTGCTGATCGTGCATGACGATGAGCCAGCGCCGCCCTCCGAGGACTTTCCAGAACCTTCTCCCGCCAGCTCGCCCAGTGACCGCACTGAGAGTGAGGTGGCAGAGGAGGTGGCACCCACGGAGGGCAGTGAGGTGAAGGCTACTGCCAAGGAGGCAGAGCCCATGGATGTGGAGGCCTCTGCTGACAAGGGCCCTCCAGGCCCAGGTGTGCCCCCACCGCCACCTGCGCTGCCACCACAGCCGGAGCCTGCGGCCTTCAGCATGCCTAGTACCAACGTGACGCTGGAGACGCTGCTCAGCACCAAGGTGGCCGTGGCACAGTTCTCCCAGGGCGCACGTGCGGGCGGCACGACGGGCGCCGGGGGCACCGTGGGCGCTGTGGCCATCCCCATGATCCTCGAGCAGCTGGTAGcactgcagcagcagcagatccACCAGCTCCAGCTCATCGAGCAGATCCGCAGCCAGGTGGCCCTGATGAGCCGCCAGCCTGGGCCTCCGCTGAAGCCCTCAGCCAGCGCCCCAGCAACAGCCTCCGTACAGCTTCAGGGCCTGGCTCCGCATACAGCCCTCCAGCTTTCCACTGGACCTGCCACTGCCTCGGCTGGCTCAGGCTCCACCCTGCCAGCGGCGGCAGCGGCCTTCGATGGTCCCCAGCACCTGTCACAGCCTGCATCTGGCACAAGCACTCCCTGCAGCACCAGTGCTGGCCCCACTGATTCTGGGGCACACCCAGCTTGCAGCACTGGCCCTGCTCCAGGAGCCGTGGCCACAGCATCCAGTGCAGTGGGCACCACGGTGCAGCCCCAAAATGCATCGACGCCCCCTGCCCTGGGTCCCGGTCCCCTCCTCAGCTCAGCCTCCAATCTGCCAAACCCTCTGCTACCTCAGACTTCATCCAACAGTGTCATCTTCCCCAACCCGCTGGTTAGCATCGCTGCCACGGCCAACGCCCTAGACCCCCTGTCGGCTCTTATGAAGCACCGCAAGGGCAAGCCCCCTAATGTGTCAGTGTTCGAGCCCAAGGCCAGTGCCGAGGACCCTTTCTTTAAGCACAAGTGCAGGTTCTGTGCCAAGGTCTTCGGCAGCGACAGTGCACTGCAGATCCATCTGCGCTCCCACACAGGGGAGCGGCCCTTTAAGTGCAACATCTGCGGGAACCGCTTCTCCACCAAGGGCAACCTGAAGGTCCACTTCCAGAGGCACAAGGAGAAGTACCCCCACATCCAGATGAACCCCTATCCCGTCCCAGAATACCTCGATAATGTGCCCACCTGCTCCGGCATTCCCTATGGCATGTCCCTGCCCCCAGAGAAGCCAGTGACCACCTGGCTGGACAGCAAGCCAGTGCTGCCCACTGTGCCCACATCAGTCGGGCTGCAGCTACCCCCCACTGTCCCCGGCACCCACAACTACACTGACTCCCCTAGCATCACTCCCATTAGCCGTTCCCCACAGAGGCCCTCTCCAGCATCCAGCGAAtgtacctctctctctccaggcctcaaCAACACTGAGTCAGGTGTCACAGTGAGGCCCGAGTCGCCCCAGCCACTCCTTGGTGGGCCTTCACTTACTAAAACCGAGCCCGTCAGCCTGCCTTGCACAAGTACAAGGACGGGGGATGCCCCTGTGGTAGGTGGGCAGGTCAGTGGATTGCCCACTTCGGCGGCCGCCACGGTCACAGACAGCGCTTGCACGAGCCTTGGTAGCCCTGGTCTCCCAGCTGTTTCTGACCAGTTCAAGGCCCAGTTTCCTTTCGGCGGGCTGCTTGACTCTATGCAAACGTCAGAGACCTCAAAACTGCAGCAGCTGGTGGAGAACATCGACAAGAAGATGACTGACCCAAACCAGTGCGTCATCTGCCACCGAGTGCTGAGCTGCCAGAGTGCCCTGAAGATGCACTACCGGACGCACACGGGAGAAAGGCCCTTCAAGTGCAAGATCTGCGGCCGCGCCTTCACCACCAAAGGCAACCTGAAGACACACTTTGGGGTGCACCGTGCCAAGCCCCCACTCCGGGTGCAGCACTCCTGCCCCATCTGCCAGAAGAAGTTCACAAATGCGGTCGTGCTGCAGCAGCACATCCGCATGCACATGGGGGGCCAGATCCCGAACACGCCACTGCCCGAGGGCCTCCAGGAGGCCATGGACGCGGAGCTGCCCTTTGACGAAAAGAACGCAGAGACCCTCAGCAGCTTCGACGATGACATCGACGAGAACTCCATGGAGGAGGACTCGGAGCTGAAGGACACGGCCAGTGACTCATCCAAACCACTCCTCTCCTACTCGGGGTCCTGTCCACCCTCACCCCCGTCGGTCATCTCCAGCATCGCCGCCCTCGAGAATCAGATGAAAATGATCGACTCAGTCATGAACTGCCCGCAACTGGCTGGCTTGAAGTCAGTGGAAAATGGGTCCGGAGAAAGTGATCACTTGAGCAACGACTCCTCGTCTGCCGTGGGCGACCTGGAGAGCCGCAGTGCGGGCAGCCCCGCTCTGTCtgagtcctcctcctcccaggctctgTCACCTGCTCACAGTCACGGCGAGAGCTTCCGTTCCAAGTCGCCGGGTCTTGGCCACCAGGAGGATCCGCAGGAGATCCCACTGAAGACTGAAAGGCTGGACAGTCCACCCCCCGGCCCAGGAAATGGAGGTGCCCTGGACCTGACGGCGGGCCACCCTGGGCGGCCACTCATCAAGGAGGAGGCCCCTTTCAGCCTGCTGTTCCTGAGCAGAGAGCGGGGTAAGTGTGCAAGcactgtgtgtggtgtctgtggcaAGCCCTTTGCTTGCAAAAGCGCGTTGGAAATCCACCACCGCAGCCATACCAAGGAGCGGCCGTTTGTCTGCACGGTCTGCAGGCGAGGCTGCTCCACTATGGGTAACTTAAAGCAGCACTTACTGACACACAAGTTGAAAGAGCTGCCTTCTCAGGTGTTTGACTCCGACTTTACTCTAGGTCCCAGCCACAGCGCGCCTAGCCTGGCCTCCAGCCCTGCGCCCACCATGATCAAAATGGAAGTGAACGGCCACAGCAAGGCCATCGCATTGGGTGAGAGCCCAGCCCTACCAGCCGGAGTCCAGGTCCCTACTGGGCCCCAGACAGTGATGAGCCCTGGCCTGGCACCCATGCTGGCACCCCCACCACGCCGGACACCCAAGCAGCACAACTGTCAGTCATGTGGAAAGACCTTCTCCTCAGCCAGTGCCCTGCAGATCCATGAACGCACCCACACTGGGGAGAAGCCCTTTGGCTGTACCATCTGTGGCAGGGCCTTCACCACCAAGGGCAATCTCAAG GTACACATGGGAACCCACATGTGGAACAATGCACCTGCGAGGCGTGGCCGCCGCCTGTCTGTGGAAAACCCCATGGCCCTGCTCGGTGGTGACGCTCTGAAGTTCTCTGAGATGTTCCAGAAGGACCTGGCAGCTCGGGCAATGAATGTTGACCCCAGCTTTTGGAACCAGTATGCCGCTGCCATCACCAATGGACTTGCcatgaaaaacaatgaaatctcTGTCATCCAGAATGGAGGCATCCCTCAGCTCCCAGTAAGTCTAGGCGGAGGTGCCATCCCGCCGTTGGGTGCCATGGCTGGTGGGGTGGACAAGACACGCACTGGCAGTAGTCCACCCATTGTCAGCTTGGACAAAGCAAGTTCAGAGACGGGAGCCGGCCGGCCATTCACGAGGTTCATTGAGGATAACAAGGAGATTGGAATAAACTAG